From one Caldithrix abyssi DSM 13497 genomic stretch:
- the grpE gene encoding nucleotide exchange factor GrpE: protein MSDQEQVKEKVEQETKKSSSKKHTSKEKYEKKIKELEKKIQELEEENKSLKDQNLRRIAEFENLKRRKDKEFLNILQNANEELILELLPVIDDFERFLAHVNDENQNVESLKQGVELIYKKMMQILEKQGLKPIESVGHEFDAEKHQALMQVETDQYESGYIVDEHLKGYTLNDKVIRHAQVLVAK from the coding sequence ATGAGCGATCAGGAACAGGTGAAAGAAAAGGTCGAACAGGAAACGAAAAAATCATCTTCTAAAAAACATACCAGCAAAGAAAAATATGAAAAAAAGATCAAAGAACTGGAAAAGAAAATTCAGGAATTAGAAGAAGAAAACAAAAGCCTGAAAGATCAAAACTTGCGGCGAATTGCAGAATTTGAGAACTTAAAGCGTCGCAAAGATAAAGAGTTCTTGAATATTCTGCAAAACGCCAATGAAGAATTGATTCTGGAACTTTTGCCGGTTATCGACGATTTTGAACGATTTTTGGCCCACGTTAATGACGAAAATCAAAATGTCGAATCACTAAAACAGGGCGTGGAGCTGATTTACAAAAAGATGATGCAAATACTGGAAAAACAGGGACTGAAGCCCATCGAGTCTGTTGGACATGAATTTGATGCCGAAAAGCATCAGGCCTTAATGCAGGTAGAAACAGACCAATACGAAAGCGGATACATCGTAGATGAACATTTAAAAGGTTACACATTAAACGACAAGGTGATTAGACACGCGCAGGTGCTGGTCGCTAAATAG
- the dnaJ gene encoding molecular chaperone DnaJ produces MATKKDYYEILGVDRNATQDEIKKAYRKLAVKYHPDKNQGNKEAEEKFKELAEAYAVLSDPEKRRRYDQFGHAGVGGAGQQGFDFTDFDLADALRQFMEEGFGFGFGDIFGSSRSGSRRRRVTRKGSDLQIKLKLTLEEIATGVTKKIKVRKKIACPECNGSGSAKYSKTVMCPVCHGSGEIRQVSRSLFGQFVNVTTCHRCNGEGQVIENPCHSCHGTGLIDGSKTIEVNVPAGVSTGNYITLSGEGNAGVRGGQPGDLIIYIEEAPHQIFQRQGNDILLALPISFPTAALGGTVEVPTLTGKAKLKIAPGTQSGKILRMRGKGIPYLRSAGSGDQLVQVQVYVPTKLNEEERLLLQKLAESENLDPSKSTHKSFFDKFKEAFKI; encoded by the coding sequence ATGGCAACAAAGAAAGATTATTACGAAATACTGGGAGTGGATCGCAACGCCACGCAGGATGAGATCAAAAAGGCCTACCGAAAATTAGCCGTTAAATACCATCCAGATAAAAATCAGGGCAACAAAGAAGCCGAGGAGAAATTCAAAGAACTCGCCGAAGCGTATGCCGTTTTGAGCGATCCGGAAAAACGCAGACGCTACGATCAGTTTGGCCATGCCGGCGTGGGCGGCGCCGGGCAGCAGGGATTCGATTTTACGGATTTCGACCTGGCCGACGCTCTGCGCCAGTTTATGGAAGAAGGCTTTGGATTCGGTTTTGGCGATATTTTCGGCTCTTCTCGTTCCGGCAGCAGAAGAAGACGCGTCACACGCAAAGGCAGCGATCTGCAAATTAAATTAAAATTAACTCTGGAAGAAATCGCCACAGGCGTCACTAAAAAAATAAAAGTGCGTAAAAAAATAGCCTGCCCGGAATGCAACGGAAGCGGTTCTGCCAAGTACAGCAAAACGGTAATGTGTCCGGTGTGTCACGGCAGCGGCGAAATTCGCCAGGTGTCGCGTTCGCTCTTTGGGCAGTTTGTAAATGTGACCACCTGTCACCGCTGCAACGGCGAAGGCCAGGTTATAGAAAATCCCTGTCATTCCTGCCACGGCACGGGATTGATCGACGGCTCAAAAACCATCGAAGTTAACGTACCGGCAGGCGTTTCCACCGGCAACTACATCACTCTGAGCGGAGAAGGCAATGCCGGTGTGCGGGGCGGGCAACCAGGCGATCTGATCATTTACATTGAAGAGGCGCCGCACCAGATTTTTCAGCGCCAGGGCAACGACATTCTGCTGGCTTTGCCCATTAGTTTTCCCACGGCCGCCCTGGGGGGAACCGTTGAGGTTCCTACTTTAACCGGCAAGGCCAAATTGAAAATCGCACCCGGGACGCAGTCCGGGAAAATACTTCGCATGCGCGGTAAAGGCATTCCCTACCTGCGCAGCGCGGGCAGCGGCGACCAACTGGTGCAGGTACAGGTTTATGTGCCAACCAAACTAAACGAAGAAGAACGGTTATTACTGCAAAAACTGGCCGAATCCGAAAACCTGGATCCGTCCAAAAGTACGCATAAATCCTTTTTCGATAAATTCAAGGAAGCGTTCAAAATTTGA
- a CDS encoding ComEA family DNA-binding protein — MSLTPAERRALLMVALVFAISAFIQWVRPHKVTTKQFDYTLQDSLFRALSADTLQKTTSVPQAQTAPKRNVKSTKKKKEVLKPKSIDINTANASTLIKLPRIGPKTAQAIIDYRTEHGPFKSIEELDEVKGIGPKTIERLRPFIIITMPDSTGK; from the coding sequence ATGAGTTTAACCCCTGCCGAACGACGCGCTCTACTGATGGTGGCGCTGGTATTCGCCATCAGCGCCTTCATACAGTGGGTAAGACCGCATAAGGTCACCACCAAGCAGTTTGATTATACGCTGCAGGACAGCCTGTTCCGGGCATTGTCCGCCGATACGCTGCAAAAAACGACAAGCGTACCTCAGGCGCAAACCGCCCCAAAACGCAACGTCAAATCCACCAAAAAGAAAAAAGAAGTCTTAAAGCCCAAAAGCATCGACATCAATACCGCCAACGCCAGCACGCTAATCAAATTGCCGCGCATCGGCCCCAAAACAGCACAGGCGATTATTGATTACCGCACAGAACACGGGCCCTTTAAAAGCATTGAAGAACTGGACGAAGTAAAAGGCATTGGCCCTAAAACCATCGAAAGGCTGCGACCCTTTATCATAATAACCATGCCGGACAGCACAGGAAAGTAA
- a CDS encoding redox-sensing transcriptional repressor Rex, producing the protein MHRANLPEKTVERTILYKRLLLNLQKSGQQMVFSYQLAQLAGNSAEQVRRDLMQIGFSGNPKKGYVIKDMLQAIEAVLNNPFQQPIILIGVGNLGKAILSYFTYQQPHINIVAAFDRDPNKVDRVIAGCRCYSTDALEEIVARENVRLAILTVPASHAQEITDRLVYLGIKGILNFAPVPLKVPDTVICEQLDIMLQLEKLAFLTQVK; encoded by the coding sequence ATGCATCGAGCAAATTTACCGGAAAAAACCGTTGAACGTACCATTTTATACAAACGCCTGCTGCTCAACTTGCAAAAAAGCGGGCAACAAATGGTCTTTTCATATCAGTTGGCTCAACTTGCCGGCAATTCCGCAGAACAGGTACGCCGCGACCTGATGCAAATCGGTTTTTCCGGCAATCCCAAAAAGGGCTACGTCATAAAGGACATGCTACAGGCCATCGAAGCGGTTTTAAACAACCCGTTTCAGCAGCCGATCATTTTAATTGGGGTGGGCAATCTGGGTAAAGCCATTTTGTCCTATTTCACGTACCAACAGCCTCATATTAACATCGTCGCCGCTTTTGACAGGGATCCCAACAAGGTTGACCGCGTTATTGCCGGCTGTCGCTGTTATTCCACAGACGCCCTGGAAGAGATCGTCGCCAGAGAGAACGTTCGACTGGCCATCCTTACCGTGCCGGCCTCTCACGCTCAGGAAATAACAGACCGGCTGGTTTATCTCGGAATAAAGGGCATTTTAAACTTTGCTCCCGTTCCGCTCAAAGTGCCGGATACGGTTATCTGCGAGCAGCTGGACATCATGTTACAATTGGAAAAACTTGCTTTTTTAACACAGGTAAAATGA
- the nuoE gene encoding NADH-quinone oxidoreductase subunit NuoE codes for MQKAKKREKIFQSVKEPKREHLIPLLQEIQESEGYISPEAVKALGQFLRLPASKIYGVATFYNQFRFKPIGKYHIQVCRGTACHVKGSSSVMQTLAHEFHLKPGETTRDGLFSLEVVACLGACGLAPVVSINGEFYANMTGPKLVTLLRKLQRKETQNN; via the coding sequence ATGCAAAAAGCGAAAAAAAGAGAAAAAATATTTCAATCCGTAAAAGAACCCAAAAGAGAGCACTTAATTCCTCTACTGCAGGAAATTCAGGAAAGCGAAGGTTACATCTCGCCAGAAGCAGTTAAGGCGCTGGGGCAGTTTTTGAGACTCCCTGCCAGCAAAATATACGGCGTGGCCACATTTTACAACCAGTTTCGCTTTAAGCCGATCGGTAAATATCATATTCAGGTTTGTCGGGGCACGGCCTGCCACGTAAAAGGCTCTTCCAGCGTAATGCAGACCCTGGCGCACGAATTTCACCTGAAGCCCGGCGAAACCACGCGAGATGGTTTGTTCAGTCTGGAAGTAGTAGCCTGTCTGGGCGCCTGCGGTCTGGCTCCGGTCGTCAGCATTAACGGAGAATTTTACGCCAACATGACCGGCCCCAAACTGGTGACTTTGTTACGCAAATTGCAACGAAAAGAAACGCAAAACAATTGA
- a CDS encoding NADH-quinone oxidoreductase subunit NuoF produces the protein MRKDQLQILKQMLSLEFIRHESENGQNKELQIKINQLKNSHSPIPVFYVGAGTCGLGAGADRMMQRLVSYLTENEIQAKVVEVGCIGLCSDEPLLDVQLPGRTRLIFRKVTENNVISIVKAVLQGKIPLENLLGQHTSQELESWANIPYLHEHPFFAPQKRWVLKNCGLLDPTSVEEYMAYGGYQALARTLQTMTPLEVCDEIEMSGLRGRGGGGFPTGRKWKFALNTPAEQRYMICNADEGDPGAFMDRAIIEGDPHRVLEGLMIAAYAIGATKAYIYIRAEYPLAIARLNKAIEQARELGLIGENILDSGFNFDVTIKKGAGAFVCGEETALIHSIEGKRGMPRPRPPYPAVNGLFQKPSVINNVETLANIPEIILQGASAFAQIGTEKSKGTKVFALSGKIERTGLVEIPMGTRLWELVFTIGGGVSDGRTFKAVQIGGPSGGCIPQEHLDIPIDYESLKAVGAMMGSGGLVVVDDKTCMVDLAKFFMDFIQRESCGKCIPCREGTRQMLEILNIISRGRRSESGYDALERMKSIMYLERLAEVIKDTSLCGLGQSAPNPVLSTLRWFRDEYDAHIYERQCAAGVCAELLTFEIIADKCKGCTLCALKCPTQAIYGDRKAPHYIVKEKCIGCGTCVEVCNFDAIIVK, from the coding sequence ATGCGCAAAGATCAATTGCAAATCCTAAAACAGATGCTTTCGCTGGAATTTATCCGGCATGAATCCGAAAATGGGCAAAACAAAGAATTACAAATTAAAATTAACCAATTAAAAAACAGTCACTCCCCCATTCCCGTTTTTTACGTTGGCGCTGGCACCTGTGGACTGGGCGCCGGAGCCGACAGGATGATGCAGCGCCTGGTCTCTTACCTGACAGAAAATGAAATCCAGGCTAAAGTAGTAGAAGTCGGATGCATCGGCTTATGCTCGGACGAACCTTTACTGGATGTGCAGCTACCGGGCAGAACACGACTGATTTTTAGAAAAGTAACCGAAAACAATGTCATTTCTATTGTAAAAGCCGTTTTACAGGGGAAAATTCCACTGGAAAATCTGCTGGGGCAACATACATCTCAGGAATTAGAATCATGGGCGAACATCCCTTACCTCCATGAACATCCCTTTTTTGCCCCTCAAAAGCGTTGGGTCTTGAAAAACTGCGGTTTGCTTGATCCAACCAGCGTAGAAGAGTACATGGCTTACGGAGGGTATCAGGCTCTGGCCCGTACCCTCCAGACCATGACTCCCCTGGAAGTTTGTGATGAAATAGAAATGAGTGGATTACGCGGTCGCGGCGGCGGCGGATTTCCTACCGGCCGCAAGTGGAAGTTTGCTTTAAACACGCCGGCCGAACAGAGATACATGATTTGCAACGCCGATGAAGGCGACCCGGGGGCCTTTATGGACCGCGCCATTATCGAAGGCGATCCACACCGCGTTCTGGAAGGACTGATGATCGCCGCCTATGCCATCGGCGCCACCAAAGCATACATCTACATTAGAGCAGAATATCCGCTGGCCATTGCCCGACTGAATAAGGCCATAGAACAGGCCCGGGAGCTCGGTCTTATTGGCGAAAATATATTGGACAGCGGGTTTAATTTTGACGTTACTATCAAAAAAGGAGCCGGCGCCTTTGTGTGCGGAGAAGAGACAGCGCTGATTCACAGCATCGAAGGCAAACGCGGCATGCCGCGCCCCCGTCCGCCCTACCCGGCCGTAAACGGACTGTTCCAAAAACCGTCGGTTATCAACAATGTGGAAACCCTGGCCAACATTCCGGAAATCATCTTGCAGGGCGCCAGCGCCTTTGCTCAAATCGGAACCGAAAAGAGCAAAGGCACCAAGGTATTCGCCCTTTCCGGTAAAATTGAACGCACGGGTCTGGTCGAAATTCCCATGGGCACCCGTTTGTGGGAGCTGGTGTTTACCATTGGCGGCGGAGTCAGCGACGGTAGAACATTCAAAGCCGTGCAAATCGGAGGCCCTTCTGGCGGTTGTATTCCGCAAGAGCATCTGGACATTCCCATCGACTACGAATCGTTGAAAGCGGTTGGGGCCATGATGGGTTCCGGAGGTCTGGTGGTCGTTGACGACAAGACCTGTATGGTCGATCTGGCCAAATTTTTCATGGATTTTATTCAACGCGAGAGTTGCGGAAAATGTATTCCCTGCCGCGAAGGCACGCGCCAGATGTTGGAAATACTGAACATTATCTCCAGAGGACGTCGTTCGGAAAGCGGCTACGATGCGCTGGAACGCATGAAAAGCATCATGTACCTGGAACGGTTGGCCGAAGTGATCAAAGATACCAGCCTGTGCGGGCTGGGGCAATCGGCGCCCAATCCGGTGTTAAGCACCTTACGCTGGTTCCGCGACGAGTACGATGCGCACATTTACGAACGGCAATGCGCGGCCGGCGTGTGCGCCGAACTGTTGACCTTTGAAATTATTGCGGACAAATGCAAGGGCTGTACCTTGTGCGCCTTGAAGTGTCCCACGCAAGCCATTTATGGCGACCGGAAAGCGCCGCACTACATCGTCAAAGAAAAATGTATTGGCTGCGGCACCTGTGTTGAAGTTTGTAATTTTGACGCAATCATCGTCAAATGA
- a CDS encoding NADH-dependent [FeFe] hydrogenase, group A6, which produces MFTVEINGRKIEARNGETILDVLNRAGAKVPTLCHLKGLFPSGACRICSVEVEGFNTLIPSCAYPVQDGMIIKTNTPRVVKARKTIIELLLANHVQDCLYCVRNGDCELQELAAVYGVRERRYPAGPEKRPVDVSSPSIVHDQNKCILCGKCVRTCEEIVGVAAIDFVHRGSKTVIAPAFEFNLNVSSCIGCGQCVLVCPTGALRERSSLKEVTDALQNPEKFVVVQHAPAVSVTLAEEFGLKAGSDADRLLVNALRRLGFDRVFDTAFSADLTIMEEASELVERLQNGGSIPMMTSCSPGWVKFVEQFYPEFIPNLSTCKSPQQMMGAVIKNIFAREQGISPDKIFSVSVMPCTAKKFEAERPEFSHNGYADIDAVLTTRELIRLIRMYGIEFDSLKPDEPDLPFGKRSTAGKLFGGTGGVMEAALRTAYFLITGKEPQKIVFEEVRGLKGIREARVKIADIELGVAVANGIQNAKALLEQIKAGRDDLHFIEVMTCPGGCVGGGGQPFDTCPASIRTRLQALYQIDRNEAVRASHQNPLIQELYDRYLERPLSHRSHELLHTKYTERDVLI; this is translated from the coding sequence ATGTTTACTGTTGAAATCAATGGAAGAAAAATAGAAGCCCGAAACGGCGAAACCATTTTAGACGTATTAAATCGCGCAGGCGCTAAAGTCCCCACTCTTTGCCATCTAAAGGGGCTTTTCCCTTCCGGGGCCTGCCGCATCTGTTCAGTTGAAGTAGAAGGTTTCAACACCTTAATTCCCTCCTGCGCCTATCCGGTTCAGGATGGCATGATCATTAAAACCAATACCCCGCGCGTGGTTAAAGCGCGTAAAACGATTATTGAATTATTGCTGGCCAACCATGTACAGGATTGTCTGTACTGCGTTCGCAACGGCGATTGCGAGCTTCAGGAATTAGCCGCCGTTTACGGCGTTCGCGAACGACGCTATCCGGCCGGTCCGGAAAAACGCCCGGTCGATGTATCTTCGCCGTCAATTGTTCACGACCAGAATAAATGTATTTTATGCGGAAAATGCGTGCGTACCTGCGAAGAGATTGTGGGCGTGGCGGCCATTGATTTTGTACATCGCGGAAGTAAAACCGTAATCGCGCCGGCCTTCGAGTTCAATTTGAATGTCTCTTCATGCATTGGCTGCGGACAATGCGTTCTGGTTTGTCCCACAGGCGCTCTGCGCGAACGCAGCTCACTAAAAGAAGTAACGGACGCCCTGCAAAATCCTGAAAAATTTGTGGTGGTGCAACATGCGCCGGCGGTGTCCGTAACCCTGGCCGAAGAATTTGGCTTAAAAGCGGGTAGCGATGCGGATCGCCTGCTGGTAAACGCCTTAAGGCGCCTGGGCTTTGACCGTGTTTTTGACACCGCTTTTTCGGCCGACCTGACCATCATGGAAGAGGCCTCGGAGCTGGTGGAACGCCTGCAAAATGGCGGCAGCATACCCATGATGACCAGCTGTTCCCCGGGTTGGGTAAAATTCGTGGAACAATTCTATCCGGAATTCATCCCCAACCTTTCCACCTGTAAAAGTCCGCAGCAGATGATGGGCGCGGTCATTAAAAACATTTTCGCCCGCGAACAGGGCATCAGTCCCGATAAAATTTTCAGCGTTTCCGTCATGCCCTGCACGGCTAAAAAGTTTGAGGCGGAGCGCCCCGAATTTTCGCACAACGGTTACGCCGATATCGACGCCGTTTTGACTACCCGGGAGTTGATTCGTCTGATTCGCATGTACGGCATTGAGTTTGATTCTCTAAAACCGGACGAGCCAGACTTACCGTTTGGCAAACGCAGCACGGCCGGTAAACTGTTCGGCGGCACAGGCGGCGTAATGGAAGCCGCTTTAAGAACAGCCTACTTTCTGATTACCGGAAAAGAACCGCAAAAGATTGTATTTGAAGAAGTGCGCGGCTTAAAAGGCATTCGCGAAGCCCGCGTCAAAATAGCGGATATTGAACTCGGCGTGGCCGTGGCCAACGGAATTCAGAATGCGAAAGCCCTGCTGGAACAAATCAAAGCCGGACGCGACGATCTGCATTTTATTGAAGTAATGACCTGCCCGGGCGGCTGCGTCGGCGGCGGCGGTCAACCGTTTGACACCTGTCCGGCAAGCATTCGCACACGCCTGCAGGCATTGTACCAGATCGACCGCAATGAAGCGGTGCGCGCTTCCCATCAAAATCCGCTAATTCAAGAACTTTACGACCGGTATCTGGAACGGCCGTTAAGTCATCGCAGCCATGAGCTGCTGCACACCAAATACACAGAACGGGATGTGCTAATTTAA
- a CDS encoding [Fe-Fe] hydrogenase large subunit C-terminal domain-containing protein — MGTTMELIYTEKERCRVCYTCVRDCPAKAIRIRNGQAEVITERCIGCGNCVKVCRQQAKQVYNSIPETLKLLESKKNTAAILAPSFPGEFVDYDPEQVVSMVRALGFKYVNEVAFGADLVAAQYRQLIKQNGQKSYIATTCPALVTYVKKYHPALVPYLAPIVSPMVATARALRKKYGPDLTIVFIGPCFAKKAEAQWEETGHDIDGVLTFAELRRLFELKKINGQNLPPSDFDPPYPDLGMIFPVTRGLVQTSRLSDDIIAGEVIATDGKMNFVHAIKEYEKGELQTRLLEVLCCTGCIMGPGFSQENPYFLRRTAVSKYASNRLQINRQRMSEAEWQEYSSLNLSISFEPENLDDPLPTREEIESVLRRMGKEKPEDELDCGACGYETCREHAVAILKGLAESEMCLPYTIDRLKSSLQELNLSHEQLASTRQALINAEKLASMGQLSAGIAHEINNPLGVILLYGKTMLEDCPPDSEEYQDLQMIVEQAERCKNIVSGLLNFARKNKVNLKPTNVRDLIDRCLKTIIKPDNIQIEVEHRLKTEIVEVDADQIIQVLTNLINNAIEAMPQGGAIRIQTLDHQNEWQIIVEDNGCGIPDHILPKIFEPLFTTKKEGKGTGLGLAVTYGIIKMHHGKIDVWSNADPQKGPTGTRFTITLPKQGAWQTILNSDKH, encoded by the coding sequence ATGGGAACAACCATGGAATTAATTTACACTGAAAAAGAGCGTTGCCGTGTTTGTTACACCTGCGTGCGGGACTGTCCGGCTAAAGCCATTCGGATCCGCAACGGCCAGGCCGAGGTGATTACCGAACGCTGCATCGGCTGCGGAAATTGCGTTAAGGTGTGCCGCCAGCAGGCTAAACAGGTTTACAATTCCATTCCGGAAACGCTAAAGCTGCTGGAGTCGAAAAAAAACACGGCCGCCATTTTAGCTCCGAGTTTTCCGGGCGAGTTCGTGGATTATGACCCGGAACAGGTTGTCTCCATGGTGCGCGCTCTGGGATTTAAGTATGTAAACGAGGTGGCTTTTGGCGCCGATTTAGTGGCCGCGCAATATCGGCAACTAATTAAACAAAACGGTCAAAAAAGCTACATCGCCACCACCTGCCCGGCGCTGGTCACCTATGTTAAAAAATACCATCCGGCCCTGGTGCCCTATCTGGCGCCTATTGTTTCGCCTATGGTAGCCACAGCCAGAGCCTTAAGAAAAAAATACGGGCCGGATTTAACCATTGTTTTTATCGGACCCTGTTTCGCCAAAAAAGCAGAAGCGCAGTGGGAAGAAACCGGCCATGACATCGACGGCGTGCTAACCTTTGCCGAGTTGCGCCGCCTTTTTGAACTAAAAAAAATAAACGGCCAAAACCTTCCGCCCTCAGATTTTGATCCGCCCTATCCCGACCTGGGCATGATCTTTCCGGTAACGCGCGGGCTGGTTCAAACATCGCGTTTAAGCGACGACATCATCGCCGGCGAGGTGATCGCCACAGACGGCAAAATGAATTTTGTGCATGCCATTAAAGAATATGAAAAAGGCGAATTGCAAACGCGCCTGTTAGAAGTGCTCTGCTGCACCGGCTGCATCATGGGGCCGGGCTTCAGCCAGGAAAATCCATACTTTTTACGGCGCACGGCGGTCAGCAAGTACGCCAGCAATCGCTTACAGATTAATCGTCAGCGCATGTCAGAGGCGGAATGGCAGGAATATTCTTCTTTGAATCTTTCCATCTCCTTCGAACCAGAAAATCTGGACGATCCGCTACCCACCAGAGAAGAAATTGAATCGGTTTTACGACGCATGGGTAAAGAGAAGCCGGAAGACGAGCTGGATTGCGGCGCCTGCGGTTACGAAACCTGCCGCGAACACGCCGTTGCCATTTTAAAAGGCCTGGCCGAAAGCGAAATGTGCCTGCCCTACACCATCGATCGTTTAAAATCGTCGTTACAGGAATTAAATCTTTCGCACGAGCAATTAGCTTCCACCCGTCAGGCGCTGATCAACGCCGAAAAGCTGGCCAGCATGGGGCAGCTCTCGGCCGGCATTGCCCATGAAATCAACAATCCGCTGGGCGTCATTCTTCTTTACGGCAAAACCATGCTGGAAGATTGTCCGCCGGATTCGGAAGAATATCAGGATTTACAAATGATCGTCGAACAGGCCGAACGATGCAAGAATATTGTTTCTGGCTTGCTTAATTTTGCCCGTAAAAACAAAGTTAACCTTAAACCGACCAATGTGCGTGATTTAATCGACCGTTGTCTGAAAACCATCATCAAACCAGATAACATTCAGATCGAAGTAGAGCACCGCCTGAAAACGGAGATTGTGGAAGTGGACGCCGATCAGATCATTCAGGTGTTGACCAATTTGATCAACAACGCCATTGAAGCCATGCCTCAGGGCGGCGCCATTCGTATCCAAACGCTCGACCATCAAAATGAGTGGCAAATCATCGTCGAAGACAACGGTTGCGGCATCCCGGATCACATTCTGCCTAAAATCTTTGAACCGTTGTTTACGACCAAAAAAGAAGGAAAGGGCACCGGTCTGGGCCTGGCCGTTACTTACGGAATTATTAAAATGCATCACGGCAAAATTGACGTGTGGTCCAATGCCGATCCGCAAAAAGGCCCCACAGGAACGCGTTTTACCATAACGCTGCCCAAACAGGGAGCCTGGCAGACCATTTTAAATAGCGATAAACATTAA
- a CDS encoding response regulator yields MSEKKKILIADDDFDMLEQLKMQLQAKGFEVIACESQVEAESQLEQFKPHLAIYDLMMDDVDSGFVLSYKTKKKYPDVPVIIITAVTHETGLKFDVSTEETKNWIKADVILNKDIRFEQLFKEINRLLGED; encoded by the coding sequence ATGAGTGAAAAGAAAAAAATTCTGATTGCAGACGATGATTTTGATATGTTGGAACAATTAAAAATGCAGCTGCAGGCCAAAGGCTTTGAAGTGATTGCCTGCGAATCGCAGGTCGAGGCCGAAAGCCAGCTGGAACAATTTAAACCGCACCTGGCCATTTACGATTTAATGATGGATGACGTGGATAGCGGTTTTGTGTTAAGTTATAAAACCAAAAAGAAGTACCCGGACGTTCCGGTAATCATCATTACGGCGGTAACGCATGAAACCGGTTTAAAATTCGACGTTTCAACCGAAGAGACCAAAAACTGGATTAAAGCCGACGTTATTTTAAACAAAGACATTCGTTTTGAACAGTTGTTCAAAGAGATCAATCGTTTATTAGGAGAAGACTAA
- a CDS encoding hybrid sensor histidine kinase/response regulator — protein sequence MQALKVLVADDEIGMRKGVQKVLKKAHFKLEKLDHEIRFEILEAEDGRQTIELLQKEPIDLLLLDYKMPEVSGLEVLEWIKKEKRDVTTIMITAYASLDVAVSATKNGAFDFLAKPFTPEELRTVVEKATRNLIAQREAKRLAEEKRKIRFQFLSVLAHELKAPIAAVESYLRLMQGRAAGEELKNYDHIISRSLIRLEGMRKLIFDLLDLTRIESGEKKRELRTIDLVPIAKNSIETLSVLASERDIEITLKAPESLKLTADHSELEIILNNLISNAIKYNKDHGKVEVILKESDSQVIIQVSDTGIGMTPEEQSRLFQEFVRIKNEQTRNVLGSGLGLSIVKKIAQLYNGTVSVKSEKNVGSTFTVALPIQQEQQVKE from the coding sequence ATGCAAGCGCTTAAAGTGCTGGTGGCCGACGACGAAATCGGCATGCGAAAAGGCGTACAAAAAGTTTTAAAAAAGGCCCATTTTAAATTAGAAAAGCTGGATCATGAAATCCGTTTTGAAATTTTAGAAGCGGAAGACGGACGGCAAACCATTGAACTACTACAAAAAGAGCCCATCGATTTGCTGCTGCTGGACTACAAAATGCCCGAAGTCAGCGGACTCGAAGTGCTGGAATGGATAAAAAAGGAAAAACGCGACGTAACAACCATCATGATTACCGCCTACGCCTCGCTGGATGTGGCGGTTAGCGCCACCAAAAACGGCGCGTTTGATTTTTTGGCCAAACCGTTTACGCCCGAAGAGCTACGCACGGTCGTCGAAAAAGCCACACGCAACTTAATCGCGCAACGCGAGGCCAAAAGGCTGGCCGAAGAAAAACGGAAAATTCGCTTCCAATTTCTATCGGTGCTGGCGCACGAATTAAAAGCGCCCATCGCCGCGGTAGAAAGTTACCTGAGATTGATGCAGGGGCGAGCCGCAGGAGAAGAGCTAAAAAATTACGACCACATCATCAGCCGCTCGTTAATCCGCCTGGAAGGCATGCGTAAACTGATCTTTGACTTACTGGATTTAACGCGCATTGAATCCGGCGAAAAAAAGCGCGAACTGCGCACGATCGACCTGGTGCCCATCGCCAAAAATTCCATCGAAACGCTAAGCGTTCTGGCCAGCGAACGGGACATCGAAATTACGCTCAAGGCGCCGGAATCTCTTAAGCTGACAGCCGATCATAGCGAACTGGAAATCATCTTAAACAATTTGATCTCCAATGCCATTAAATACAACAAAGATCATGGAAAGGTAGAAGTAATCTTAAAAGAAAGCGATTCGCAGGTCATTATCCAGGTTTCCGATACCGGCATCGGCATGACGCCCGAAGAACAGAGCCGTTTATTTCAGGAATTTGTGCGCATTAAAAACGAACAAACGCGCAACGTTCTGGGCAGCGGACTGGGACTATCGATTGTTAAAAAAATTGCTCAACTTTACAACGGAACGGTTTCCGTAAAAAGTGAAAAAAATGTTGGCAGTACGTTTACTGTCGCTTTGCCGATCCAACAGGAGCAGCAGGTAAAAGAGTAA